From the Jeongeupia sp. HS-3 genome, the window ATAGGCAAACGCCGGGCTGACCGGAAACAGGCCGAACTGGCTGGCGACCAGCATCACGGCGATGGCTTTTCTGATGGGGAATGACAACGTGGTGCGCTCCTGGCTGTGGCCTCGTTCGGCATGGCGGGATCACCCAGCCTTGCATCGACGAAAGCAAATCCGTTTTATGGAAAGCGCATTGTCAGTTACATGGGACTCGGGATGTAGCCGAGCAGACCTCCGTCGCGTTTTGCAGGATGACCGGGAGACGCTGTCGCACCAGCGCCAAACCGCGATGACGAACCTAGGACGGCAGCCGCTCGACCAGGCCGGAGAGTCGAGACCGCGTCGCCACAAAGACGCTGCAGGCGCTGGCCGAAAGCGCGGACCGACGCGGCACATCTGTTTCACGCCCCGTTCGGGCTTTTCGGGGAGCCCCCACGGCGTTAGTAGCCGACCCGTTTGCCCTGTGCATCGATCACTGCCTCGCCGTCTTCCTTGCTGAACGCGCCCTGCTGCGGCTGCGGCAGCAGATCGAGCACCAGCTCGGACGGACGGCACAGCTTCGTGCCGAGTTCGGTGACGACGATGGGCCGGTTGATCAGGACCGGATGTTCGAGCATGAAGTCGATCAGCTGGTCGTCGCTCCATTTGGCGTCATCAAGACCCAACGCCTCGTACGGCGTGCCGCTCCTGCGCAGCAAGGCCCGAACGCCAGTACCCATCGCGGCGATCAGCGCGACCAGCTCATCGCGGCTCGGTGGCGTTTCCAGATAATGGATGACGGTCGGTTCGATGCCGGCGTTGCGGATCAGCGCCAGCGTATTGCGCGAAGTGCCGCAGGCGGGGTTGTGATAGATCGTGACCTTGCTCATGCTGTTCTCCTGTCGATTTCGTTTATTGAGCTGCGCCGCGCTCGTACCACGGCTTGCTGCCATTGACGATGCGCACCACCAGCAGCATCACCGGCACTTCGATCAGCACGCCGACCACCGTCGCCAGCGCCGCACCCGATTCAAAGCCGAACAGGCTGATCGCGGCGGCGACGGCCAGCTCGAAGAAGTTCGATGCGCCGATCAGCGCCGACGGGCCGGCGACCGAATGCTTCTCGCCGACCTTGCGATTCAGCCAGTACGCGAGACCCGAATTGAAGAACACCTGGATCAGGATAGGCACCGCCAGCAATGCGATCACCAGCGGCTGACGGATGATCGCGCCGCCCTGAAAGGCGAACAGCAGCACCAGCGTCGCCAGCAGCGCGGTAATCGACCACGGCTGGATCTTCTGCATGGCAGCGTCAAACGCGGCCTGGCCTTTGGCCAGCAGGGCCTTGCGGATCACTTGGGCGATCAGCACCGGGATGACGATATACAGCACCACCGAGGTCAGCA encodes:
- the arsC gene encoding glutaredoxin-dependent arsenate reductase gives rise to the protein MSKVTIYHNPACGTSRNTLALIRNAGIEPTVIHYLETPPSRDELVALIAAMGTGVRALLRRSGTPYEALGLDDAKWSDDQLIDFMLEHPVLINRPIVVTELGTKLCRPSELVLDLLPQPQQGAFSKEDGEAVIDAQGKRVGY